Proteins encoded in a region of the Acipenser ruthenus chromosome 11, fAciRut3.2 maternal haplotype, whole genome shotgun sequence genome:
- the LOC117426497 gene encoding asparagine synthetase domain-containing protein 1-like, translated as MCGICCVVNVSSLQSALDKAVHGNLKKRGPNCSREVTKAVAGFNYHCFFSGHVLHMRGLLTPQPLEDEKGNVFLWNGEVFGGLKVGSEENDTQVIFDHLSKCTSESEILSIFSAIQGPWAFIYFQADSHCLWFGRDFFGRRSLLWQFDDEEKSIMLTSVGALVVGTEHGQWQEVPASAVYKIDLKACSVLDSLVLMLYPWKYPSSKLQNSDLTHELRLEQFSSSVSLAMNESGLFLTAPVVPLNITIPACLPESKHTLGTQPSFEDLQPFLQCDKRKKIVLQLLDVLSEAVRRRIQYPPSKTVATCPSLNKANVAILFSGGIDSMILAALADRHIPVEQPIDLLNVAFQLKKPKATKKCKTVLNAHQCQEEAKLGSTEAGDFKCFNVPDRVTGRAGLQELQDINPTRTWNFVEINVTRDELQEMRQKTISHLVYPLETVLDDSIGCAVWFASRGAGAALLNNEMKEYTSTAKVVLTGIGADEQLAGYSRHRVRYKMSGLEGLVNELGMELGRISSRNLGRDDRIIGDHGKEARFPFLDEEVVSFLSSLPVWEKADLTLPRGLGEKLLLRLAARELGLTASAVLPKRAMQFGSRIAKMENGNEKASDKCNRLQRV; from the exons ATGTGTGGCATTTGTTGTGTTGTAAATGTATCCAGTTTGCAGTCTGCATTGGACAAGGCTGTGCATGGAAATCTAAAAAAAAGAGGGCCTAACTGTAGTCGAGAAGTTACTAAAGCTGTTGCTGGTTTTAACTACCACTGTTTTTTCTCTGGTCATGTGCTTCACATGAGGGGTCTTCTAACACCCCAGCCTTTGGAAGATGAGAAGGGAAATGTCTTTCTGTGGAATGGGGAGGTCTTTGGTGGCTTGAAAGTAGGGAGTGAAGAAAATGATACTCAAGTCATCTTTGATCATCTTTCTAAGTGCACTAGCGAGTCTGAAATTCTGTCTATCTTCTCAGCTATCCAAGGACCTTGGGCTTTCATTTACTTCCAGGCAGACAGTCATTGTCTCTGGTTCGGTAGAGACTTCTTTGGTCGACGAAGTCTTCTCTGGCAGTTTGATGATGAAGAGAAATCAATCATGCTTACCTCTGTGGGAGCTTTGGTCGTTGGAACTGAGCATGGTCAATGGCAGGAAGTACCAGCCTCTGCAGTTTACAAAATTGATTTAAAGGCGTGTTCTGTTTTGGACTCATTAGTTTTGATGCTGTATCCATGGAAATATCCATCTAGTAAATTACAAAATAGTGATCTAACTCATGAATTGAGATTGGAACAGTTTTCTAGCTCTGTTTCATTAGCGATGAATGAATCGGGACTTTTTCTTACAGCTCCAGTTGTTCCCCTAAACATAACAAtcccagcctgcctgcctgaATCCAAACACACCTTAGGCACTCAACCGAGCTTTGAAGATCTTCAGCCATTTCTCCAGTGTGACAAAAGGAAGAAAATAGTCCTTCAGCTCCTAGATGTTTTAAGTGAGGCAGTGAGACGCCGAATCCAATACCCTCCAAGCAAAACTGTAGCCACGTGTCCCTCACTTAACAAAGCTAATGTTGCTATACTGTTTTCAGGTGGGATTGACTCTATGATTCTGGCTGCTTTGGCTGATCGTCACATTCCTGTTGAACAACCAATAGATCTTTTGAATGTGGCTTTCCAACTGAAGAAACCAAAAGCCACAAAAAAATGCAAGACAGTTTTGAATGCTCATCAGTGTCAGGAAGAGGCTAAGCTTGGTTCTACTGAAGCAGGAGATTTCAAGTGCTTTAATGTTCCTGACAGAGTTACTGGCAGAGCAGGCCTTCAGGAGCTGCAGGACATTAATCCAACAAGAACATGGAACTTTGTAGAAATTAATGTCACACGAGATGAACTTCAAGAAATGAGACAAAAGACAATAAGCCATTTGGTGTATCCCCTAGAAACAGTGCTGGATGACAGTATTGGCTGTGCTGTTTGGTTTGCTTCAAGGGGAGCAGGTGCAGCTCTTCTTAACAATGAAATGAAAGAATACACCTCAACTGCAAAG GTGGTGCTCACCGGGATTGGTGCAGATGAGCAGCTGGCTGGGTATTCCCGGCACCGCGTTCGCTATAAAATGTCAGGACTGGAGGGCCTGGTCAATGAGTTGGGAATGGAGCTGGGGCGAATCTCTTCAAGAAACCTCGGCAGGGATGATAGGATTATTGGGGATCATGGCAAAGAAGCCAG GTTTCCCTTTCTAGATGAAGAGGTCGTCTCTTTTCTGAGTTCCCTCCCGGTGTGGGAGAAGGCTGACCTGACGTTGCCTCGCGGGCTGGGGGAGAAGCTGCTGTTACGTCTAGCAGCCCGGGAGCTGGGACTCACAGCCTCAGCTGTCCTGCCAAAGAGAGCCATGCAGTTTGGCTCCAGGATCGCCAAAATGGAAAACGGCAACGAAAAGGCCTCAGACAAATGCAACAGACTTCAAAGGgtttaa